GCGTTTCTATGGGTCGCGTGTACCAGGTCCCGTCACCGTTCAGATGCAACAGATGCGAGTGTTGCGGAATCAATGTGCTGCGGTGGCCGACGCTGATCAATTTCAACTGGGGCAGACGCTGGTGGACCAGACGATACATCGCGTCTTCCAGACCTTCGTCCATTGCCGACGTAGCCTCGTCAATGAAAGCGGCGGACGGCGCTGCCAGGAGCAAACGGGCAAAGGCAACGCGCTGCTGCTCGCCTAGCGACAGGGTGTGCGACCAACTGACTGTTTCCTCAATCCGAGCTTGCAGGTGAGCCAGGTGTACGTCAAGCAGGGCCTGCTTACCTTTTTCCAGGCCGTCTGCCGGCACCGAATTCGGATAATACAGCGCTTCAAGCAAGGAGCCTTCCGGCACATACGGCTTCTGTGACAGGAACAAAATATCGTCTTCGGGGCGTACGATCGTGCCGCTGGAATATGGCCAAAGGCCAGCTATGGCGCGCAGAATGGTGGTCTTACCAGAGCCCGAAGGACCCTGCAGCAGCCAGTACTGGCCCTTTTCGACACGCATGGACAGATCATTAACCAGTTCCTGGCCTAGCGGCGTACGAATGCTCACATCCTCAAGCAGAACCGTGTCGCCATCCTGCCGGACATCGGGCAATGGCAAGGCGTCGGCATTTTCAATATTGGTGAGAAATCCATGCAGCCGATTCAGTGTGGCCCGGTAGCCGGCAAAAGTATCATACGCGTTACGGAAGAACGACAAGTTATCATGCAGCGTGCCAAATGCCTGGGCACTCTGGGTCATGGCGCCCAGCGTAATCTGCTCGGAGAAAAAACGCGGCGCCTGAATAATAAAGGGGAAAATGACCGCAGTCTGCGAGACAAAGAAGTTGAACCCCTGAAACTTGACGCTTCGATGCACAATAGCCCAGACATTGCTGATAATCTGCTTAAAACGGCTCATCAGCTTGCCCATTTCGATTTTTTCGCCTTTGTAGAAAGCGATGCTTTCGGCGTATTCACGCACGCGGACCAGGGAATATCGATAGTCCGCATTGAATTTCTCATCCAGGAAATTGAGCAGAATAAGGGGTCGGCCGATCCGGAATGCAAAGACAGTGGCAATCAGAATATAAATAAACAGGGCAAAAACCATGCCCCGCGGGATGGTGACCCCGGCCAGCGTAATGTCACCAGACAGGGTCCACAGGATAATGGTAAAGGCGACCGCCGAAACCAGAGAGCTGACTACCCCCAGACAAAGGTCGAGCGATACCGTGACGAAGTTGGCGATGTCCTGCTGGATACGCTGGTCCGGGTTATCTGCCGGCGTGCTAAGGTAATGGGAACGGTAATAGCTGGTGCGCGACAGCCATTTGTTCAGGAAAACGCCGTTGAGCGATTCGCGCCAGTTGATCGTAAAGGCCTGCTGCAGATAGAATGTGACCAGGGAGCGGATAATGTGAATACCTGCCAGGATGGTAAAAACACCCATCTGAATCCAGAAACTGGTCTCGTCCAGTTTTTGCAGCGCAGTATACATGCTGTTGTACCAATTGGAAAACAGCACACTGACGCGTACGCCTGACAGACTGAGCAGCAAGATGACGCTGAACATCACAAGGGGGCGTGCCGAGCGCCGGGGATTGAAATAATCGCCGGCCAGCTTCCAAAACTGCCGCCCCCAATGGGTATAGCGCGTCAGCAACCAGCCGCTGGCCACGATAGCGGCAAATGAAATCACATAGGCCTGTATAAGCCAGAAGGCACTATCCTTTAATTCCTGACCCCAGTCCATTCACACTCCTGTATCCTGATTTGTGCACTGCATTGCGCAACCATCGGGCGCAGCATCCGCGAAAAAGAGTCACTTTACCTTAACTGGCGGGGATGCTGTCAATCCGAGCGTGCACGAATGTAATAATTATCGCGCTCGCAAGGTCCTGAAAACCCGTGGATTTATCTGCTACTATTTGATGATCTAAATAACTGGAGTCCCTTGATGGAGCTGTTGCTTGACCCAAATATATGGGTAGGCTTGATTACACTGATTGTTCTGGAGTTGGTGCTGGGCATAGACAACCTTGTCTTTATTGCCATTCTCGTCGACAAACTCCCCCCAAGCAGCGTGACAAAGCTCGCATTACCGGACTTGCCCTGGCCCTGATCATGCGGCTCATGCTGCTGTCAGTCATGTCGTGGCTGATCAAACTGACCACGCCGCTATTTTCCCTTTACACGCTGTCGTTCTCGGGCCGGGACCTGATCCTGATCGCCGGCGGTTTCTTTCTGCTGTTCAAGGGTACCCTTGAATTGCATGAACGGCTTGAAGGCAAAACCAGGGCCTCTACCGGCCCGCGCGTCTATGCCAGCTTCGGCGTGATTGTCACACAGATCATTGCCCTGGACGCCATCTTTTCGCTGGACTCGATTATCACCGCTGTTGGTATGGTCGATCATCTGCCGGTCATGTTTGCTGCCGTGATCATCGCCATGGCGGTGATGCTGGTTGCATCCAAGCCCCTGACCAACTTTGTCAACCAGCACCCGACCGTGGTCGTGCTGTGCCTGGGTTTCCTGCTTATGATCGGCTTTTCGCTGCTGGCCGAAGGCTTTGGCTTCAAGGTGCCCAAGGGCTATTTGTACGCGGCCATCGGTTTTTCGGTCATGATCGAAATCTTCAACCAGATCGCGCGTCACAGCATCAAGCGCACCGAAGCCACCCGCCCCATGCGCGAGCGTACGGCCGAAGGGATTTTGCGAATGCTGGGCAAACGTCCGCCGGACGAGGCGCATATGGAAAATCCCAACCAGCAGGCTGAACAACCCGTTGTTTTTGAAGACGAAGAACGCTATATGGTTAGCGGCGTGCTCACGCTTGCCGACCGCAGCATTCATTCGATCATGACGCCGCGTGCAGATATTTCATGGATCAATATCGAAGATGATATCAATAAGATCCGCGATGAAATCATCAACACGCCCCATACCTTCTTTCCGATCTGCCGCGGTGCGCTGGATGAAATCATCGGAGTCGGCCGGGCACGTGATCTGATTGCAGATATTCTTACCGAAGGCCGAATCAATGTCAAAAAACTGCGCAAGCCGCTGGTGGTGCCCGAGTCCATCAACATCCTGACGCTGATCCAGACACTTAAGGAAAGTCGCGGCCAACTGGTGGTAATCACAGATGAATTTGGCGCGATCGAAGGCCTGGTGACGCCGATGGACGTATTCGAAGCAATCGCCGGTGAATTCCCGGACGAAG
Above is a window of Advenella kashmirensis WT001 DNA encoding:
- a CDS encoding ABC transporter ATP-binding protein/permease, which translates into the protein MDWGQELKDSAFWLIQAYVISFAAIVASGWLLTRYTHWGRQFWKLAGDYFNPRRSARPLVMFSVILLLSLSGVRVSVLFSNWYNSMYTALQKLDETSFWIQMGVFTILAGIHIIRSLVTFYLQQAFTINWRESLNGVFLNKWLSRTSYYRSHYLSTPADNPDQRIQQDIANFVTVSLDLCLGVVSSLVSAVAFTIILWTLSGDITLAGVTIPRGMVFALFIYILIATVFAFRIGRPLILLNFLDEKFNADYRYSLVRVREYAESIAFYKGEKIEMGKLMSRFKQIISNVWAIVHRSVKFQGFNFFVSQTAVIFPFIIQAPRFFSEQITLGAMTQSAQAFGTLHDNLSFFRNAYDTFAGYRATLNRLHGFLTNIENADALPLPDVRQDGDTVLLEDVSIRTPLGQELVNDLSMRVEKGQYWLLQGPSGSGKTTILRAIAGLWPYSSGTIVRPEDDILFLSQKPYVPEGSLLEALYYPNSVPADGLEKGKQALLDVHLAHLQARIEETVSWSHTLSLGEQQRVAFARLLLAAPSAAFIDEATSAMDEGLEDAMYRLVHQRLPQLKLISVGHRSTLIPQHSHLLHLNGDGTWYTRPIETPPAPAQA